The following proteins come from a genomic window of Timaviella obliquedivisa GSE-PSE-MK23-08B:
- a CDS encoding cofactor assembly of complex C subunit B — MAKPDQNQVLRQLPIVVGAIAGTLLMTNRLFTVDLTNSQSRSDALGIIISAVLILTGLLWQRVQPKPPDAVVLIGEEGFELVKDLPEAVRTELAWASHLLLTNTVTRSLVVWYDGKVLLRRGILSPKADVKPGAIVQRVLSTQKPVYLVSLKIYPGRIEFDYLPENTQGIICQPLGDRGVLILGANAPRSYTQQDENWVTGIADKLANTLSQLST; from the coding sequence ATGGCAAAACCTGATCAAAATCAAGTGCTGCGTCAACTGCCTATCGTAGTAGGAGCGATCGCAGGCACTCTGCTGATGACGAACCGCCTCTTCACAGTGGATTTAACTAACTCCCAATCTCGCTCTGATGCCCTGGGTATTATTATCAGCGCGGTACTGATTCTGACAGGACTCCTTTGGCAACGGGTTCAACCCAAGCCTCCTGATGCAGTGGTATTAATTGGAGAAGAGGGCTTTGAGTTGGTGAAAGATTTACCAGAAGCAGTCAGAACCGAGCTAGCGTGGGCTTCGCACTTATTACTAACTAACACCGTAACGCGATCGCTGGTGGTTTGGTACGACGGTAAAGTGCTGCTGCGGCGAGGCATCCTCAGCCCCAAGGCAGACGTAAAACCTGGGGCGATCGTACAACGAGTGTTATCGACCCAGAAGCCCGTTTACCTAGTCAGTCTAAAAATTTATCCAGGGCGAATCGAGTTTGACTACTTGCCCGAAAACACTCAAGGCATAATTTGCCAACCCCTTGGCGATCGGGGGGTTCTGATACTAGGCGCAAACGCTCCCCGCAGCTACACCCAGCAAGATGAAAATTGGGTCACTGGCATTGCAGACAAGTTAGCGAACACACTCAGCCAACTTTCTACTTAA
- a CDS encoding D-alanyl-D-alanine carboxypeptidase, which yields MLAVIASGIASGIASSLLSLFLNHSPKVEPLQAVPWSSFLNTALLRSLTQPDPDAVTIIQQQLKSLGSLGYSTNAQGIWMQEEEQMLADHLGTTAIPAASLTKVATTLVALSTWGADHQFNTLVSTTGSIQGGVLKGDLIVQGEGDPFFVWEEAVALGNALNQAGINQVTGNLLIAGNFAMNYEVNPRIAGNFLKQGLDPNLWNGEVKAQFEQMPAGTPRPQVKINGGVQVIQTIPPSRPLIRHQSMQLVGILKAMNIYSNNIMSEMMADLLGGAPAIAKKAAEVAQVPAIEITLENGSGLGTNNQISPRAVTQMMLTIQGYLQDKQLNVGNLFPVMGRDVGTLKGRSLPANSVVKTGTLNEVSALAGVVPTRDRGLIWFTIINYGAGDLRIFHNQQDVLLQRLQQKWGVPAPVPSAVQPSDRANNSLNRLGAPERNQLL from the coding sequence GTGTTAGCAGTCATCGCTTCAGGCATCGCTTCAGGCATCGCTTCCAGTTTGCTTTCCCTTTTTCTCAATCATTCGCCCAAGGTAGAACCTTTACAGGCTGTGCCCTGGTCGTCGTTTTTAAATACGGCGCTCCTGCGATCGCTCACTCAGCCCGACCCTGATGCCGTGACAATCATTCAGCAGCAGCTTAAGTCTCTGGGCAGCCTGGGTTACTCAACCAATGCCCAGGGTATTTGGATGCAGGAAGAGGAGCAGATGCTGGCTGACCACTTGGGAACTACGGCAATTCCGGCAGCCTCTTTAACCAAAGTTGCAACGACGCTAGTCGCGTTATCGACCTGGGGCGCAGATCATCAATTCAATACCCTAGTCAGCACAACTGGCTCAATTCAGGGAGGCGTACTGAAGGGTGACTTAATTGTGCAAGGCGAGGGGGATCCCTTTTTTGTGTGGGAAGAAGCCGTGGCGCTGGGAAATGCCCTTAACCAAGCCGGGATTAACCAGGTTACAGGCAACTTGCTAATTGCAGGCAATTTTGCCATGAACTATGAAGTTAATCCTAGGATTGCAGGAAATTTTTTGAAACAAGGACTAGACCCGAACCTATGGAATGGTGAGGTTAAGGCACAATTTGAGCAGATGCCTGCTGGAACGCCTCGCCCACAAGTCAAAATTAATGGCGGAGTGCAGGTTATCCAAACCATTCCGCCTTCTAGACCCCTGATTCGGCATCAGTCGATGCAGTTGGTCGGCATTCTTAAGGCAATGAACATTTACAGCAACAACATTATGTCGGAAATGATGGCAGATTTGTTGGGAGGTGCGCCTGCTATTGCCAAGAAGGCGGCTGAGGTTGCTCAGGTTCCGGCGATCGAAATTACGTTGGAAAATGGCTCTGGGCTAGGTACAAACAATCAAATTTCGCCCCGCGCTGTGACTCAAATGATGTTGACTATTCAGGGCTATTTGCAGGACAAGCAGTTGAATGTCGGGAATTTGTTTCCAGTTATGGGAAGAGACGTGGGGACGCTGAAGGGGCGATCGCTCCCGGCTAATTCAGTGGTTAAAACTGGTACTTTAAATGAAGTTAGCGCCTTAGCCGGAGTTGTGCCCACGCGCGATCGCGGCTTAATTTGGTTCACCATTATTAATTACGGTGCAGGCGATCTACGCATCTTTCATAATCAACAAGATGTATTGCTGCAACGACTCCAACAAAAGTGGGGTGTCCCAGCACCTGTTCCGTCTGCTGTTCAGCCCAGCGATCGCGCTAACAATTCCTTAAATCGGTTGGGTGCCCCTGAACGCAATCAGTTGCTTTAA
- a CDS encoding NAD(P)-dependent oxidoreductase has translation MTAKRIFMTGASGCIGHYIADALIRDTTHDLFLFVRDPQKPKFDYNARPGVTIIQGDMHDIEQVGRLLKTIDIAILAATSWGGAIETQDINVVKTIRLMNLLDLEVCQQVLYFSTASILGRDNQPLLEAGDIGTDYIKSKYQCHQQLAKLAIAPKITTLFPTLVFGGDEQKPYSHISAGIGDIVKWMNLIRFFQADGSFHFLHAKDIAQVVLCLLEHPPELDDPHEFVLGNPALTADQAIAEICAYLKKSILFQIPLSIHWANFFIKVFRIQMAEWDRFCIEYRHFTYAHPVSPSSFGLSGYCPTVKDLLRISGIPAGR, from the coding sequence ATGACTGCTAAACGAATCTTTATGACAGGTGCCAGTGGATGCATTGGTCACTATATTGCCGATGCTCTAATCCGTGACACAACCCACGACTTATTTCTGTTTGTTAGAGATCCCCAAAAGCCGAAGTTTGATTACAATGCTCGTCCTGGAGTCACGATCATTCAAGGCGATATGCATGATATTGAGCAGGTCGGCAGGCTCTTGAAAACAATAGACATTGCCATTTTGGCAGCGACCTCTTGGGGCGGGGCGATCGAAACGCAAGACATTAATGTGGTTAAAACAATTCGGCTGATGAATCTGCTAGATCTGGAGGTGTGTCAGCAGGTTTTATATTTTTCGACTGCCAGCATTTTAGGGCGAGACAATCAACCGTTGCTGGAAGCCGGAGACATTGGCACAGACTACATTAAATCGAAATACCAATGCCATCAACAGTTGGCAAAGTTGGCGATCGCCCCCAAAATTACGACACTCTTCCCTACCCTAGTCTTTGGTGGAGATGAGCAAAAACCCTACTCTCACATTTCTGCCGGCATCGGCGACATTGTTAAATGGATGAATCTCATTCGCTTTTTTCAAGCCGATGGCAGCTTCCACTTTCTCCATGCCAAAGACATTGCCCAAGTTGTGCTGTGTCTGCTAGAGCATCCTCCTGAGCTAGATGATCCTCACGAATTTGTCTTAGGCAACCCGGCATTGACCGCCGACCAAGCCATTGCCGAAATCTGCGCTTACCTCAAAAAATCAATTCTGTTTCAAATTCCGCTATCCATTCACTGGGCAAATTTCTTTATTAAAGTATTCCGCATTCAAATGGCGGAGTGGGATCGGTTCTGCATTGAGTATCGGCATTTCACCTATGCCCATCCAGTCAGTCCGAGTAGTTTTGGGCTAAGCGGCTACTGCCCAACAGTAAAGGATCTGCTGCGGATTAGTGGAATTCCAGCCGGGCGTTAA
- a CDS encoding RNA methyltransferase produces the protein MNQYFATVARGLEMLAAQELEQLGANAVEPGFCGVAFAGDRTLLYHVNLWARLPFRILMKLHEFPCQNSEDLYRGIQTIDWLQYLTPDLTLAVNATGKSEQLNHTHFTALQVKRAIVDQQQERLGDRSSVELQSPDVQISVHLERNVCTVSLDSSGQSLHRRGYRPAVGAAPLKESLAAALIQLSGWQPEQMFYDPLCGSGTLPLEASLKALNIAPGLFREQFGFETWLDADRPLLEKLIQSAEANQHETIPAPIWGSDRDENVIEQAIANATNCGVLNHVYFAAIDLEDVAAPADSGVVFCNPPYGERLERESDLGTFYKQLGDVLKQRFKGWTAFVLSGNKELSQSIGLKSSQRIAVYNGTLPCQLMKYELY, from the coding sequence ATGAATCAGTATTTTGCAACAGTGGCGCGCGGGCTAGAAATGCTGGCAGCGCAAGAGTTAGAACAGTTGGGTGCCAACGCTGTAGAGCCGGGGTTTTGTGGCGTGGCGTTTGCGGGCGATCGCACGTTGCTGTATCACGTTAATCTGTGGGCGCGGCTACCCTTTCGGATCTTAATGAAGCTGCATGAATTTCCTTGCCAAAATTCAGAAGATCTTTATCGAGGGATTCAAACAATTGACTGGTTGCAGTACCTTACCCCAGATCTAACCTTAGCGGTTAATGCAACGGGCAAAAGTGAGCAGCTAAACCATACTCATTTCACAGCGCTTCAGGTTAAAAGAGCGATCGTTGATCAACAGCAAGAACGGCTGGGCGATCGCTCTAGTGTTGAGTTGCAGTCACCCGATGTACAAATCAGTGTCCATCTTGAACGCAACGTGTGTACCGTCAGTTTAGATAGTTCGGGGCAGAGCTTGCACCGTCGCGGCTATCGTCCGGCAGTTGGGGCTGCACCGCTGAAGGAATCGTTGGCAGCGGCGCTGATCCAATTGTCGGGCTGGCAGCCTGAACAAATGTTTTACGATCCGCTCTGTGGGTCAGGGACGTTACCTTTAGAGGCGAGTTTGAAAGCACTCAACATTGCACCGGGTTTGTTTCGGGAACAGTTTGGGTTTGAAACCTGGCTAGATGCTGACCGACCTTTGCTAGAAAAATTGATTCAATCTGCTGAAGCGAACCAGCACGAAACCATTCCTGCACCCATTTGGGGCAGCGATCGCGATGAAAATGTGATTGAGCAAGCGATCGCTAATGCAACAAACTGTGGTGTACTGAACCACGTTTATTTCGCAGCGATCGACCTGGAAGACGTTGCTGCCCCAGCAGACAGCGGTGTAGTATTCTGCAATCCACCCTATGGCGAACGGCTAGAACGGGAGAGCGACTTGGGCACATTTTATAAGCAATTAGGCGACGTGCTGAAGCAACGCTTCAAAGGCTGGACGGCGTTTGTCCTCAGTGGCAATAAAGAACTCTCGCAGTCGATCGGATTAAAATCGTCCCAACGGATTGCAGTTTATAATGGCACCTTGCCTTGTCAGTTAATGAAGTACGAACTGTACTGA
- a CDS encoding energy transducer TonB, with protein sequence MSSSVRVKGLPLVFQRWMQEPAALSAIASLALHLPLLLLLPRLFSNAPGLEEPELPSPVDVVDLTAAEQGRVPDFQTPEIILPPLAQTPSSLSITPLPKASSPLSPTTLPPLPSFNTPSSSLWGFGSSFQFPPLGNTAPTFTVPQTQAPFIPYIPPRVTVQPPPRPPVQPTQTPGLTPGSVTSSPTPTPSPQPTATPGAAALGGESEPVAASPSPTVPTERSQAQINQELLARNQELRNKLTYNEAGTGDSDYVQAGQKWAESGQAWLGVDRPVTGSIQQGEINGSYPNVAGYRNLSGAVIVAVLVDENGKPAPDPTVLRSSGYAIFDEIALQDVMAQTFEATGKKEAYWIRVTYAPPGAA encoded by the coding sequence ATGTCATCCTCAGTCCGGGTTAAGGGTCTACCTCTAGTTTTTCAACGCTGGATGCAAGAGCCGGCTGCTTTGTCGGCGATCGCTTCTTTAGCGCTGCATCTGCCGCTTCTCCTGCTGCTCCCCAGGCTATTTTCCAATGCTCCAGGGCTAGAAGAACCTGAGTTGCCCAGCCCCGTTGATGTTGTGGATCTAACCGCCGCTGAACAAGGGCGCGTGCCAGATTTTCAAACACCCGAAATTATTTTGCCTCCCCTGGCTCAAACGCCCTCCTCTCTCTCTATTACGCCTTTGCCTAAGGCTTCATCGCCCCTCTCACCCACCACATTGCCTCCTCTGCCTTCGTTTAATACTCCTTCTAGCTCTTTATGGGGATTTGGGTCTTCTTTCCAATTTCCTCCCCTTGGCAACACCGCTCCTACCTTTACCGTGCCCCAAACTCAGGCACCCTTTATTCCTTACATTCCGCCTAGAGTTACAGTCCAACCGCCGCCTCGCCCCCCAGTTCAGCCGACGCAAACCCCTGGTTTGACTCCGGGTTCAGTGACTTCCTCTCCAACTCCTACGCCCTCGCCACAACCCACTGCTACCCCTGGTGCTGCGGCATTGGGTGGCGAAAGCGAACCCGTAGCGGCAAGTCCGTCGCCCACTGTACCCACTGAGCGATCGCAAGCCCAAATTAATCAAGAACTGCTGGCTCGTAACCAAGAACTTCGGAATAAGTTAACCTACAACGAAGCTGGGACAGGCGACAGTGACTATGTGCAAGCAGGACAAAAATGGGCAGAGTCAGGACAAGCCTGGCTAGGGGTCGATCGCCCTGTGACTGGTTCGATTCAGCAAGGCGAGATCAATGGCTCTTACCCAAATGTCGCTGGGTATCGCAATCTTTCTGGCGCTGTGATTGTGGCGGTGCTGGTTGATGAAAACGGCAAGCCTGCCCCTGATCCCACAGTTTTGCGAAGTTCAGGGTATGCTATTTTCGACGAGATAGCGCTCCAAGATGTGATGGCTCAAACGTTTGAGGCGACGGGCAAAAAAGAAGCTTATTGGATTCGGGTTACCTACGCTCCGCCAGGGGCGGCATAG
- a CDS encoding nucleotidyltransferase domain-containing protein, producing MMPVYSPDLLERRRQEAIAVAEQCAQILRQDFGATKIILFGSLRGDAPWHWQSDLDLAVSGISDEALWQAHQQLALVMPA from the coding sequence ATGATGCCAGTCTATTCGCCCGATTTACTAGAACGCCGTCGTCAAGAAGCGATCGCGGTGGCAGAACAATGCGCCCAAATTTTGAGGCAAGATTTTGGGGCAACCAAGATAATTCTATTTGGTTCTCTTCGAGGTGATGCTCCATGGCACTGGCAATCTGATCTTGATTTGGCTGTCAGCGGTATTTCAGATGAGGCGTTGTGGCAAGCCCATCAGCAGCTTGCCTTAGTCATGCCTGCCTAG
- a CDS encoding thioredoxin domain-containing protein produces MTNRLAQSQSLYLRKHAENPIDWWSWGEEALEKARQENKPIFLSIGYSSCHWCTVMEGEAFSDEAIADYMNANFLPIKVDREERPDIDSIYMQALQAMTGQGGWPLNIFLSPDDRLPFYGGTYFPVDPKYGRPGFLQTLQAIRHFYDTETEKLQTIKGEIFDRLQQRAILGISDLSNDLLRNGLEYSAGILSSRGMGPSFPMIPYAATALRLSRFNFPTSRYDALAICRQRGLDMALGGIFDAVGGGFHRYTVDSTWTVPHFEKMLYDNGQIVEYLADLWSVGVQEPAFERAIAHTVTWLKREMMAPQGYFYAAQDADNFATPEDVEPEEGNFYVWSYQELEQILTANELAELKTHFNITPGGNFEGKIVLQRQRSEAFSETIEASLQKLFIIRYGAANIATFPPARNNQDAKTYPWAGRIPPVTDTKMIVAWNSLMISGLARASVVFQKPEYFDLAAQSAQFILDQQWQDAHSETGSRGRFHRLNYNGNPAVIAQSEDYALFIKALLDLDQASLFTSTSNDWLSHATQVQAEFDEFLWSIEGGYYNTDASANLVVRERSFDDTATPSANGVAIANLIRLALATEDLSYRDRAEQALQSFARIMQESPQACPSLFSALDWLSNPTLVRIRATVGLERHYLPTVMQQLTPELPAGAVGLVCQGLSCQEPAMSIEQMQTQIQQSLVHSF; encoded by the coding sequence ATGACTAATCGTCTTGCTCAATCTCAAAGCCTATACTTGCGGAAACACGCTGAAAATCCAATTGATTGGTGGTCTTGGGGGGAAGAAGCTTTGGAAAAAGCCCGTCAAGAGAATAAGCCAATCTTTTTATCTATTGGTTACTCTAGCTGCCATTGGTGCACTGTCATGGAAGGCGAGGCTTTTTCTGACGAAGCGATCGCCGATTACATGAACGCCAACTTTTTACCCATTAAAGTTGACCGCGAAGAACGTCCCGACATCGACAGCATTTATATGCAGGCGTTGCAAGCGATGACCGGACAAGGCGGCTGGCCTCTCAATATTTTTCTATCGCCCGACGATCGCCTCCCCTTTTATGGCGGTACTTACTTTCCGGTAGACCCTAAGTACGGCAGACCCGGATTTTTGCAAACCCTGCAAGCCATTCGCCACTTTTATGACACTGAAACTGAGAAGCTACAAACTATAAAAGGGGAAATTTTCGATCGCCTCCAGCAAAGGGCAATCCTAGGCATCAGTGATTTGAGTAATGACCTGTTGCGCAATGGTTTGGAGTATAGCGCCGGTATTCTTAGCTCTAGAGGGATGGGTCCCAGTTTTCCCATGATTCCTTATGCAGCAACTGCCTTGAGGTTAAGTCGCTTTAATTTCCCAACCTCTCGCTACGATGCCCTGGCAATCTGTCGGCAGCGAGGGCTGGATATGGCATTAGGTGGAATTTTTGACGCTGTGGGCGGTGGCTTTCATCGTTATACGGTTGATTCTACTTGGACGGTTCCTCACTTTGAAAAAATGCTGTACGACAATGGGCAAATTGTTGAATATCTTGCTGATTTGTGGAGCGTAGGTGTTCAAGAGCCAGCCTTTGAACGGGCGATCGCCCACACGGTTACCTGGCTGAAGCGCGAAATGATGGCTCCCCAGGGCTACTTCTACGCCGCCCAAGATGCCGATAATTTTGCCACTCCCGAAGATGTTGAGCCTGAAGAAGGCAACTTCTATGTCTGGAGTTATCAAGAACTGGAACAGATTCTGACTGCCAATGAATTAGCAGAACTTAAAACTCACTTCAACATCACGCCTGGAGGCAATTTTGAGGGTAAGATAGTTCTCCAACGTCAGCGGTCTGAAGCGTTTTCTGAAACGATAGAAGCTTCTCTACAAAAGCTGTTTATCATTCGCTACGGCGCAGCAAATATTGCAACATTTCCACCCGCCCGCAACAACCAAGACGCCAAAACCTATCCTTGGGCAGGACGTATTCCTCCAGTTACCGACACTAAAATGATCGTGGCTTGGAACAGCCTCATGATTTCGGGTTTAGCCAGAGCCTCGGTTGTCTTTCAAAAACCAGAGTATTTTGATCTTGCTGCCCAATCTGCACAGTTTATTCTAGATCAACAATGGCAGGACGCTCACTCTGAGACTGGTTCAAGGGGTCGCTTTCATCGTCTTAACTATAATGGCAACCCCGCTGTTATTGCCCAATCTGAAGACTATGCTCTGTTTATTAAGGCTCTCCTCGACCTCGACCAAGCCTCTCTCTTTACCTCGACCTCCAACGACTGGCTGAGCCATGCTACCCAGGTTCAGGCTGAATTCGATGAGTTTTTGTGGAGCATCGAAGGCGGTTATTACAACACTGATGCCAGCGCTAATTTGGTCGTTCGGGAGCGCAGCTTTGATGATACTGCCACACCCTCAGCCAATGGTGTGGCGATCGCCAACCTCATACGCCTTGCCCTTGCCACTGAAGATTTGTCGTACCGCGATCGGGCTGAACAAGCGCTTCAGTCATTCGCGCGGATCATGCAAGAATCGCCTCAGGCTTGTCCCAGTCTCTTCTCTGCCCTCGACTGGCTTTCTAACCCGACGCTTGTGCGTATTCGGGCAACGGTTGGTTTAGAACGACATTACCTACCCACGGTGATGCAGCAGTTAACGCCAGAGTTGCCAGCAGGTGCAGTTGGACTGGTTTGTCAGGGGTTGAGTTGCCAAGAACCTGCGATGAGCATAGAGCAGATGCAAACGCAAATTCAGCAAAGTTTAGTCCACAGCTTTTAA
- a CDS encoding Tab2/Atab2 family RNA-binding protein encodes MTTIWELDFYSRPVLDAGQKKLWEVLICESPLDVRTQPDSLFRYSQFCSNTEVNSVWLKAALEKAIAQAPQPPDRVRFFRRQMNNMITKACADTGILASPSRRTLALNQWIQERMTRVYPAMENYQVVVNPSVILPEVPAQALPDALLGERWAFVTLETSAFAEMPEWEIGFSESFPPEMFDLSPHTPIPGLIIFSSRALPLAAWMSGLELAFLRFNPSPPQLVLETGANDSWVLANLPTAELQAEVKGFEAKKLEANQVHFVAVQADQNSEAFAGFWLMQELKLA; translated from the coding sequence ATGACTACCATTTGGGAGTTAGATTTTTACTCGCGCCCTGTCCTTGATGCAGGGCAGAAAAAACTCTGGGAAGTGCTTATTTGCGAAAGTCCCCTTGATGTTCGCACTCAGCCTGATTCCCTCTTCCGCTACTCCCAATTTTGTAGCAACACAGAAGTTAACTCAGTCTGGCTGAAAGCAGCACTTGAGAAGGCGATCGCCCAAGCTCCTCAGCCGCCCGATCGGGTTCGCTTCTTTCGCCGCCAAATGAATAACATGATTACCAAAGCGTGTGCCGACACAGGCATTCTGGCATCTCCTAGCCGTCGGACTCTGGCGCTTAACCAATGGATTCAAGAACGCATGACGCGCGTTTATCCAGCAATGGAAAACTATCAGGTTGTCGTGAATCCTTCCGTCATCCTGCCAGAGGTGCCCGCTCAGGCACTCCCCGATGCCCTTCTTGGCGAACGTTGGGCATTTGTCACCCTCGAAACTTCGGCGTTTGCTGAAATGCCAGAGTGGGAGATTGGCTTTAGCGAATCTTTCCCGCCCGAAATGTTTGACCTCTCACCCCATACGCCTATCCCTGGCTTAATTATTTTCTCGTCTCGGGCGCTGCCTCTAGCCGCCTGGATGTCAGGATTAGAGCTAGCGTTTTTACGGTTCAATCCCTCTCCGCCTCAGCTTGTCCTAGAAACGGGAGCCAATGACTCTTGGGTTTTGGCAAACCTGCCCACTGCTGAGTTGCAAGCGGAAGTTAAAGGGTTTGAAGCCAAAAAACTAGAGGCTAATCAGGTCCATTTTGTGGCTGTGCAGGCTGACCAAAACTCGGAAGCGTTCGCAGGATTCTGGCTGATGCAAGAACTTAAGCTGGCGTAA
- a CDS encoding DUF2243 domain-containing protein, with product MADNLHRRPLVLAGIFLGIGLGGFVDGIVLHQILQVHNMLSSRFPPDTLVNAKINMTWDGYFHAAVFVMVAVGLYLLFRAGQQRNVPWSGKILLGSLIAGWGLFNLVEGIINHQILGIHHVYEYATNKLPFDLGFLLFGGVLLLLVGWLLIRAGSHDTFPRGEVS from the coding sequence ATGGCAGACAACTTACACCGCAGACCGTTGGTTTTGGCTGGCATTTTTCTGGGCATTGGCTTAGGCGGTTTTGTGGACGGCATTGTTCTGCATCAAATTCTGCAAGTTCATAATATGCTCTCTAGCCGCTTCCCACCCGATACTTTAGTAAATGCCAAAATCAACATGACATGGGACGGTTATTTCCATGCAGCGGTATTCGTTATGGTCGCTGTTGGTCTTTATTTACTTTTTCGCGCTGGACAGCAGCGTAACGTGCCGTGGTCGGGCAAGATTTTACTAGGTTCACTCATTGCCGGATGGGGCTTGTTCAACTTGGTCGAGGGCATTATTAACCATCAAATTCTTGGCATTCATCATGTTTATGAATATGCAACCAACAAGCTGCCCTTTGACTTAGGTTTCTTGCTATTTGGCGGTGTTCTTTTGCTGCTCGTGGGCTGGCTGCTAATCCGGGCGGGCAGTCATGACACCTTTCCTCGGGGTGAAGTTTCATAA
- a CDS encoding TldD/PmbA family protein codes for MNPDQSQQELMAEQLLELAMRSGAGAAEVFQSQSLSRPVFFEANRLKQLESSQAEGIALRLWREGCPGLAVAYGPVEPQALVERAIAISQLNEPETIELSPASQAHYPNLGKEVSVNQLVEWGKEAIALLREFNAELLCDSEWECDIETIRLLNSNGLDCGYTDTTLSCYLSAEWVRGDDFLSVSDGQTQRGRLDPVVLAQQVMQRLEWAQKNAAPPAGRVPVLFTSKAADMLWGTVQAAMNGKQVVEKASPWGDRLGEPITSSALTLSQQPDAGPFSCPFDDEGTPTQPITFIKEGVLQLFYTDRTVGRALTSGTTGNGFRSGLGSYPTPGLFNLIVESGTRSLPDLIGTLEQGIVVDQMLGGGAGISGEFSVNVELGYRIEQGEIAGRVKDTMVAGNVYTALKNLVELGGDADWNGSCYTPSVIVEGLSTTGRN; via the coding sequence ATGAATCCTGATCAGTCACAACAGGAATTAATGGCAGAGCAATTGCTGGAACTGGCAATGCGATCGGGTGCTGGGGCGGCAGAGGTTTTTCAGTCGCAGTCTTTGTCTCGTCCTGTTTTTTTTGAAGCCAATCGACTTAAGCAACTAGAAAGTTCTCAGGCAGAAGGAATTGCCCTCAGGCTCTGGCGAGAAGGTTGCCCTGGTTTAGCTGTTGCCTATGGTCCGGTTGAGCCGCAGGCATTAGTGGAACGGGCGATCGCCATTAGTCAACTTAACGAACCTGAAACCATTGAGCTATCACCCGCCTCCCAGGCTCACTATCCTAACCTTGGCAAAGAAGTTAGCGTTAACCAACTGGTGGAATGGGGCAAAGAGGCAATCGCCCTGCTGCGAGAGTTTAACGCCGAGTTGCTCTGCGACTCTGAGTGGGAATGCGACATAGAAACCATCCGTCTGCTCAATTCCAACGGCTTAGACTGTGGCTACACCGACACCACCCTCAGTTGCTACCTCTCGGCAGAGTGGGTGCGAGGAGACGACTTTTTGAGCGTTTCGGATGGTCAGACCCAGCGCGGACGGCTTGACCCTGTGGTGCTAGCTCAGCAAGTTATGCAGCGTTTGGAATGGGCACAAAAGAATGCCGCTCCACCCGCCGGACGAGTGCCTGTCTTGTTCACGTCTAAAGCGGCAGATATGCTTTGGGGCACTGTGCAGGCAGCGATGAATGGTAAACAGGTGGTGGAGAAGGCTTCGCCCTGGGGCGATCGCCTAGGAGAACCCATTACCTCATCTGCCCTTACTCTGTCACAACAGCCCGATGCCGGGCCGTTTAGCTGTCCTTTTGATGATGAAGGCACGCCGACTCAGCCCATTACCTTCATAAAAGAGGGCGTACTCCAGCTTTTCTATACCGATCGCACTGTCGGACGGGCGCTGACTAGCGGCACTACAGGCAATGGTTTTCGTTCGGGGTTAGGAAGCTATCCAACGCCAGGATTATTTAATTTGATTGTTGAGTCGGGAACGCGATCGCTCCCCGATTTAATTGGCACCTTAGAGCAAGGCATTGTGGTTGACCAAATGCTAGGGGGTGGAGCAGGTATTTCTGGAGAGTTTTCGGTCAATGTGGAGTTAGGGTACCGGATTGAGCAAGGCGAGATTGCGGGGCGAGTGAAAGATACAATGGTTGCAGGCAATGTCTACACGGCTCTAAAAAATTTGGTGGAGTTGGGAGGCGATGCCGATTGGAATGGTTCGTGCTATACGCCGTCAGTGATTGTGGAAGGGCTATCGACCACGGGGCGGAATTAA